One part of the Calypte anna isolate BGI_N300 chromosome 14, bCalAnn1_v1.p, whole genome shotgun sequence genome encodes these proteins:
- the JMJD8 gene encoding jmjC domain-containing protein 8, with product MAAPRLLRLLLPLAWARTAGCADLPGGGWLAGAVPEEERCTVERADASLTYSLFLQRFAYSRPVILRGVTDNSAFRALCTRDKLLAAFGDRLVRLSTANTYSYRKVDVPFQEYVEQLLKPQDLAQLGSDTLYFFGDNNFTEWGSLFQQYVPPPFRIPGTSPAYSFGIAGSGSGVPFHWHGPGYSEVIFGRKRWFLYPPDHTPHFHPNETTLAWLHHTYPTLPRAQRPLQCTLRPGEVLYFPDRWWHATLNLDTSVFISTFLG from the exons ATGGCGGCCCCGCGGCTCCTCCGGCTGTTGCTGCCGCTGGCCTGGGCTCGGACCGCGGGCTGCGCCGACCTGCCCGGCGGCGGCTG GCTGGCGGGCGCGGTGCCGGAGGAGGAGCGGTGCACGGTGGAGCGGGCGGACGCCTCCCTCACCTACTCCCTCTTCCTGCAGCG gTTCGCCTACTCCCGGCCGGTGATCCTGCGCGGGGTGACTGACAACTCG GCTTTCCGTGCCCTCTGCACCCGGGACAAACTGTTGGCGGCCTTCGGGGACCGCCTGGTGCGGCTCAGCACCGCCAACACCTATTCCTACCGCAAAG TGGATGTGCCCTTCCAGGAGTACgtggagcagctgctgaagccGCAAGACCTGGCCCAGCTGGGCAGTG ACACACTCTACTTCTTCGGGGACAACAACTTCACCGAGTGGGGCTCCCTCTTCCAGCAGTATGTGCCCCCCCCATTCCGAATCCCAGGCACCAGCCCTGCCTACAGCTTCGGGATTgcag GCTCTGGCTCTGGCGTTCCCTTCCACTGGCATGGCCCTGGTTACTCAGAGGTGATCTTTGGCAGGAAG CGCTGGTTTCTCTACCCACCGGATCACACCCCTCACTTCCACCCAAATGAGACCACCCTGGCCTGGCTCCACCACACTTACCCCACACTGCCCCGTGCCCAGCGCCCGCTCCAGTGCACCCTCCGCCCCGGAGAG GTCCTATACTTCCCGGACCGCTGGTGGCACGCCACCCTCAACCTGGACACCAGCGTCTTCATCTCCACCTTCCTGGGGTAG